From Desulfovibrio sp., a single genomic window includes:
- a CDS encoding beta family protein yields MFDFCHYVPIVKTKKGELVGVENLQSQISNVTPLWEVFGDFDDNDNLSQQALNKLANKIRRAWQRDEPCFVDASNMQEITITTGVHPAEVLFNELHLCGVRAIPVISPGSPIQYQQAIRNEVVKRGEGLCFRLFLDYEDEEQSANQDIDELLEFFQLERGSCDIVFDMRTTDLSSTGLLASAIVNTINSTNAIASFRTLTLASSSFPTSSGIPKGISMVRRLDWLLWTSILSRPSIVRKPSYGDYTCLNPEITDFDPLTMKPAAKIRYTSQRVWVTFKGSQMKGNGGQYHNLAANVIARQEYMGASFSWGDGYIDGCAQRTCGPGNLTNWVTVDVNHHIAYVIHQLQNEICPDAS; encoded by the coding sequence ATGTTTGACTTCTGCCACTATGTACCAATTGTTAAAACAAAAAAAGGTGAATTGGTCGGAGTTGAGAATTTGCAAAGCCAAATTTCCAATGTCACACCGCTTTGGGAAGTCTTTGGAGATTTCGATGACAACGATAATTTGAGTCAACAAGCATTAAATAAGTTGGCTAATAAAATAAGACGGGCTTGGCAGCGAGATGAACCTTGTTTTGTTGATGCAAGCAACATGCAAGAGATAACAATCACAACGGGCGTACATCCTGCCGAGGTATTGTTTAATGAACTCCACTTGTGTGGGGTCAGGGCGATTCCGGTTATTTCGCCTGGGTCGCCAATTCAGTATCAACAGGCTATACGGAACGAAGTGGTTAAGAGAGGGGAAGGTCTCTGTTTTAGGCTGTTTCTCGATTACGAGGATGAAGAACAGTCAGCAAATCAAGACATTGATGAACTGCTAGAGTTTTTTCAACTTGAGAGAGGTTCATGTGACATTGTTTTTGATATGCGGACGACGGATCTTTCCTCAACAGGCTTGTTGGCTTCTGCCATTGTAAATACAATCAATTCAACTAATGCGATTGCCAGTTTTCGAACATTAACTCTGGCAAGTTCATCCTTTCCTACGTCGTCAGGGATTCCAAAAGGAATATCAATGGTAAGAAGGCTAGACTGGCTGTTATGGACTAGCATCTTATCCAGACCGAGCATCGTTAGAAAACCGTCGTATGGTGATTATACCTGTTTGAATCCTGAGATCACCGATTTCGACCCTTTAACTATGAAACCAGCTGCAAAAATACGATATACAAGTCAGCGCGTGTGGGTAACATTCAAAGGTAGTCAAATGAAGGGCAATGGTGGACAGTACCACAACCTTGCGGCCAACGTCATCGCTCGTCAGGAGTACATGGGAGCATCATTCTCATGGGGAGACGGATACATTGACGGGTGTGCTCAAAGAACTTGTGGTCCAGGAAACCTCACTAACTGGGTGACGGTCGACGTAAACCATCACATAGCATACGTAATTCATCAGCTACAAAATGAAATATGTCCTGACGCATCATGA
- a CDS encoding phage GP46 family protein produces the protein MGIDKGIDPYTGEYLPTRINHLGNAVYIRLATPLGSWWADTTIGSRLHELAREKDLPRVGLLAEQYAEQALRPLIEDGRARSITVTSQQPHDGRCLLLITVEDATGREQTFQHPVKVS, from the coding sequence ATGGGCATAGACAAAGGCATCGACCCTTACACCGGCGAGTACTTACCCACCCGGATAAACCACCTGGGCAATGCCGTCTATATTCGCCTGGCAACTCCTTTAGGTTCCTGGTGGGCCGATACCACCATAGGCTCGCGCCTGCATGAACTCGCTCGCGAGAAAGACCTGCCCCGTGTGGGCCTCCTTGCCGAGCAATACGCCGAACAAGCCCTGCGCCCATTGATTGAGGATGGCCGGGCGCGCTCCATAACTGTCACTTCCCAACAGCCCCACGACGGCCGTTGCCTCCTTCTCATCACGGTAGAGGACGCCACGGGCCGCGAACAAACCTTCCAGCATCCGGTGAAGGTTTCCTGA
- a CDS encoding baseplate J/gp47 family protein, whose translation MYTIPLFEDIRAAYLRDIKNLLPDAATDVDSDFYIRATALASAIDGLYHHQLWTARQVLPDTSDPEYLERHAALRGITRKPAVAASGELTVQGTPGAVIPSGESVRHTATSLTFLTAEQGIIGANGQAKIAVQASQPGIMPAFSGEPVLFTQAPAGIQSEAGLTLSGGIAAETDAELLARLLEYMQHPPGGGNIYDYKRWVMAVPGISKAWAYPNRRGLGTVDVAVLGPDGQASAQAIAEAQAKVDANRPAACKDAWVLSPTPLLVNVNVAVRLDATITTLATFTAQLQEGLASIFKDLPPGGVVYRSKIEAVTSSLPGVIDRQVKVPQSNYVALVNAQRLEWPRLGLVQAEAL comes from the coding sequence ATGTACACCATCCCCCTGTTCGAGGACATCCGCGCCGCCTACCTGCGAGACATTAAGAACCTCTTGCCGGACGCAGCCACGGATGTGGACTCGGATTTTTACATCCGCGCCACGGCCCTGGCCTCCGCCATCGACGGCCTCTACCATCACCAGCTCTGGACCGCCCGGCAGGTCCTGCCGGACACCTCCGACCCCGAATACCTGGAGCGCCACGCCGCGCTTCGCGGCATCACCCGCAAACCAGCCGTCGCGGCCAGCGGTGAACTTACTGTCCAGGGCACGCCTGGTGCGGTCATACCTTCAGGTGAATCCGTCAGACACACGGCCACCAGCCTCACATTTCTAACGGCCGAGCAAGGCATCATCGGCGCGAACGGTCAGGCCAAGATCGCGGTGCAGGCGTCCCAACCTGGCATCATGCCCGCCTTCTCGGGAGAGCCGGTGCTGTTCACCCAGGCCCCGGCGGGCATCCAATCCGAAGCCGGGCTCACACTCTCCGGTGGCATCGCCGCCGAGACGGACGCCGAGCTGCTGGCCAGGTTGCTGGAGTACATGCAGCACCCTCCGGGCGGCGGTAATATCTACGACTACAAGCGCTGGGTCATGGCCGTGCCCGGCATTTCCAAAGCCTGGGCCTACCCCAACCGGCGAGGCCTCGGCACCGTGGATGTGGCCGTGCTCGGCCCGGACGGCCAGGCCTCGGCGCAGGCCATAGCCGAAGCCCAAGCCAAGGTGGACGCGAACCGCCCGGCCGCCTGCAAGGATGCCTGGGTGCTTTCTCCCACTCCGCTCCTGGTCAATGTGAACGTGGCCGTGCGCCTGGATGCAACGATCACCACCCTGGCCACATTCACCGCACAGCTCCAAGAGGGGCTGGCGTCCATCTTTAAGGACTTGCCGCCCGGTGGCGTGGTCTACCGCTCGAAGATCGAAGCCGTGACATCCAGCCTGCCGGGAGTGATCGACCGCCAGGTCAAGGTGCCGCAGTCCAATTACGTGGCCCTGGTGAATGCCCAGCGGTTGGAGTGGCCCCGCCTCGGGCTGGTGCAGGCGGAGGCGCTCTGA
- a CDS encoding DUF2313 domain-containing protein, translating to MAGHAELLARLLPVSYALTGQIESELAAEGTALDAVLAVSLDPLRGLTPLQALEWLEDYERNYGLPGDCRQQGLLLQERLALLSIALTERAAINRAYYVWLAAQLGYTITIEEYGQFKAGFSSAGDRLTNYQTLFTAGCRAGQPLAAGALWQYVWVVHATGEPTTLFRAGLSGAGEPLASWSNQLLECAITSGAPAHTKVLFAYGG from the coding sequence ATGGCCGGGCACGCCGAACTCCTCGCCCGGCTTCTGCCCGTAAGCTATGCCCTGACCGGCCAGATAGAGTCGGAGCTAGCGGCGGAAGGGACTGCCCTGGATGCCGTCCTGGCCGTAAGCCTTGACCCTCTTCGCGGGCTGACTCCGCTTCAGGCCTTGGAGTGGTTGGAAGACTATGAGCGCAACTACGGCCTGCCAGGCGATTGCCGCCAGCAAGGGCTTTTGCTCCAGGAACGCTTGGCGCTCCTGTCCATCGCCCTCACGGAACGCGCCGCCATCAACCGGGCCTACTACGTCTGGCTGGCGGCGCAGCTCGGCTACACCATCACCATCGAAGAGTACGGCCAGTTCAAGGCCGGGTTTTCTTCAGCTGGGGACCGGCTCACCAACTACCAAACCTTGTTCACCGCCGGATGCCGTGCCGGTCAGCCTTTGGCTGCGGGTGCGCTCTGGCAATACGTCTGGGTGGTTCACGCTACCGGCGAGCCGACAACGCTTTTTCGGGCAGGTCTCTCCGGCGCGGGGGAACCCTTGGCCAGTTGGAGCAACCAATTGTTGGAATGCGCCATCACGAGCGGGGCTCCAGCTCATACAAAAGTACTTTTCGCATACGGAGGATAA
- a CDS encoding tail fiber protein — translation MHRIDGPGAVSNLFTEGDPSVPQMATVVSAAWLNDVQENLARAIEAAGITPVKADYDQLRRAITLLSGSGEIGEVKLWPSEILPTSGDWMECDGSALPIVDYPALYAAIGGSAFGSALSGYFRLPNVRGRVVRGWDHGAGVDPDAALRNGGDHVGSTQEDAIRKHNHPTGSNTGKADGGASVVDPGTWNSANALIYNAYTQDFNVTTGKTATEMNNVPKALETRMKNIAFMFIIRWR, via the coding sequence ATGCACAGGATCGACGGCCCCGGAGCCGTAAGCAACCTGTTCACCGAGGGCGACCCCTCGGTGCCACAGATGGCCACGGTGGTTTCGGCTGCCTGGCTCAACGACGTGCAAGAGAATCTGGCCCGCGCCATTGAGGCCGCCGGTATCACCCCGGTCAAGGCCGATTATGACCAACTGCGCCGGGCCATCACGCTGCTCTCCGGCTCCGGCGAGATCGGCGAGGTGAAGCTCTGGCCAAGCGAAATCCTGCCCACCAGCGGCGACTGGATGGAATGCGATGGCTCGGCCCTGCCCATCGTGGATTATCCGGCCTTGTATGCCGCCATTGGAGGGAGTGCTTTCGGCTCGGCCCTGAGCGGCTATTTCAGGCTGCCCAATGTTCGCGGCCGTGTCGTTCGTGGCTGGGACCACGGCGCGGGAGTGGACCCCGACGCCGCGCTTCGCAACGGCGGCGACCACGTGGGCTCCACCCAGGAAGACGCCATCAGGAAGCACAACCACCCCACAGGATCGAACACAGGCAAGGCCGATGGTGGGGCGAGCGTGGTTGACCCCGGCACTTGGAACAGCGCCAACGCGCTTATCTACAACGCCTACACCCAGGACTTCAACGTAACCACAGGGAAGACGGCCACCGAAATGAATAACGTTCCCAAGGCGCTGGAAACCCGCATGAAGAACATCGCCTTCATGTTCATCATCCGTTGGAGGTAA
- a CDS encoding collagen-like protein, producing the protein MSAIPTVAVTIRFQDNQGQAVEGATVKAVLTAQERYQGLEVPGQVQGQTNALGIAVLALFPNELGSEGSSYSLTITPPLGGSIVRFVAIPDSACDVLIRPHSFTAITGPQGPQGSRGDKGEKGERGERGQTGPQGLPGQSNGVALASVMAARLYHHL; encoded by the coding sequence GTGAGCGCCATCCCCACCGTTGCGGTGACGATCCGCTTCCAGGACAACCAGGGCCAGGCCGTGGAAGGCGCTACCGTCAAGGCCGTGCTCACGGCTCAAGAACGCTACCAGGGCCTGGAAGTCCCCGGCCAGGTTCAAGGCCAGACAAACGCCCTAGGGATTGCCGTTCTGGCGCTGTTCCCCAACGAGCTTGGCAGCGAAGGCAGCTCCTATTCCCTGACCATCACCCCACCGCTGGGCGGCAGCATTGTGCGCTTTGTGGCCATCCCGGATTCCGCCTGCGACGTGCTCATCCGGCCTCACTCCTTTACCGCCATCACCGGACCGCAAGGGCCGCAGGGCTCCAGAGGGGATAAGGGCGAAAAGGGCGAGCGCGGGGAACGCGGGCAGACAGGGCCGCAAGGACTTCCCGGACAATCCAACGGCGTGGCCTTGGCCAGCGTGATGGCGGCCCGCTTGTACCATCACCTTTAG
- a CDS encoding Com family DNA-binding transcriptional regulator, which produces MAEIKCGVCGRYLAKGEVVSLEIKCPRCKTLNHVRVENPDQSPQGRHEEFSNASRGL; this is translated from the coding sequence ATGGCGGAGATTAAGTGCGGAGTTTGCGGACGCTATTTGGCAAAGGGTGAGGTGGTCAGCTTGGAAATCAAGTGCCCACGCTGCAAGACATTAAACCACGTGAGGGTCGAGAACCCCGACCAGAGCCCCCAGGGCCGACATGAGGAGTTCTCGAATGCGTCACGAGGTCTTTGA
- a CDS encoding site-specific DNA-methyltransferase: MRHEVFDNGILYNGDALSILRELPEGSVDAVLTDPPYSSGGVHQAARQADPATKYQNTGTKRTYPPMLGDLKDQRSFTMWATLWLGECWRLAKSGAPCLVFSDWRQLPAMTDAIQAAGWAWKGIVVWHKPSARPHLGSFRRDTEFVIHAVKGQAKIHTRQCFPGVFKHAVNTAQKVHLTGKPVALVKDLLAVVPEETNVLDPFMGGGTTALACVETGRRFTGVELSAEYAALAGERIRKTEAALKL; this comes from the coding sequence ATGCGTCACGAGGTCTTTGACAACGGAATACTGTACAATGGCGATGCTCTCTCGATTCTGAGGGAGCTTCCGGAAGGGTCGGTGGACGCTGTGCTCACCGACCCCCCTTATTCGAGCGGCGGCGTCCATCAGGCGGCGCGCCAGGCCGATCCGGCCACCAAGTACCAAAACACAGGGACGAAACGAACCTACCCGCCCATGCTGGGCGACCTCAAGGACCAACGCTCCTTCACTATGTGGGCCACGCTCTGGCTTGGGGAGTGTTGGCGCTTGGCCAAGTCGGGAGCGCCCTGCCTTGTTTTCTCGGATTGGCGGCAGCTCCCGGCCATGACCGACGCGATCCAGGCCGCCGGGTGGGCCTGGAAGGGTATCGTCGTTTGGCACAAGCCCAGCGCCAGGCCTCACCTCGGTTCATTCCGGCGTGATACGGAGTTCGTGATTCACGCCGTAAAGGGGCAGGCGAAGATACACACTCGCCAATGCTTCCCCGGCGTGTTCAAACACGCGGTGAACACCGCCCAGAAGGTCCACCTCACCGGCAAGCCTGTTGCCCTGGTGAAGGACCTTTTAGCCGTCGTCCCCGAGGAAACGAACGTGCTTGATCCTTTCATGGGAGGAGGAACCACGGCGCTTGCCTGCGTGGAAACAGGAAGGCGCTTCACAGGGGTGGAATTGTCGGCCGAATACGCCGCCCTCGCGGGGGAGAGAATCCGCAAGACCGAGGCGGCGTTAAAATTGTGA
- a CDS encoding aspartate ammonia-lyase translates to MNATRKNSSIWITFGLICALAVAWSGSALAQSAPATRTEKNSIGEKVIPNTAYYGVATAQAIENFPFNTRTLRNFPSLIVAHAYVKKAAALANAELGELDKEKAKFIAAACDEIIAGKLHDQFPVDMVQGGAGTSTNMNANEVIANRALELMGKQKGDYKFIHPNDDVNNSQSTNDVYPVSIKLAALLELKATLAAMENLKAALEAKAQENKTVLKMGRTEMQDAVPMTVGQEFHAWADTVADSIRQLKSVQPALLKSSMGATAIGTGINTHPQYAALVTKKLAEVTGMPWTLASDLVAATSEAGTYMETSGALKRSAIQISKICNDLRLLSSGPRAGFFEIVLPATQPGSSIMPGKVNPVIPEVFTQIAYQIAGYDTTITMAAEVGSLQLNMAEPIIAYDLLDGIGLLGRGCTVLTEKCIKGIVVNKDRLADMVKNSIGLVTALNPVLGYDKSSSVAKEALATGRSVYDLVLEKGWLNKAQLDDLLKPEKMTQPREVKK, encoded by the coding sequence ATGAACGCTACCCGAAAAAATTCAAGCATCTGGATAACCTTCGGGCTCATCTGTGCCTTGGCAGTGGCATGGTCCGGATCAGCACTGGCCCAGTCGGCCCCGGCCACACGAACAGAAAAGAACTCCATCGGCGAGAAGGTCATCCCCAACACCGCCTATTATGGCGTGGCCACGGCCCAGGCCATCGAGAATTTTCCCTTCAACACCCGGACACTTAGGAATTTTCCCAGCCTTATCGTGGCCCACGCCTACGTAAAGAAGGCAGCAGCCCTGGCCAATGCGGAACTGGGCGAGCTGGACAAGGAAAAAGCCAAATTCATCGCCGCGGCCTGCGACGAGATCATCGCCGGCAAGCTGCATGATCAGTTTCCGGTGGACATGGTCCAGGGCGGAGCCGGCACCTCCACCAACATGAACGCCAATGAGGTCATCGCCAACCGCGCCCTGGAACTCATGGGCAAGCAGAAAGGCGATTACAAGTTCATCCACCCCAACGACGACGTCAATAATTCCCAGTCCACCAACGACGTCTATCCTGTGTCGATCAAGCTTGCCGCCCTTCTGGAGCTCAAGGCCACCCTGGCGGCGATGGAGAACCTCAAGGCGGCCCTGGAGGCGAAGGCGCAGGAAAACAAGACCGTGCTCAAAATGGGCCGAACCGAGATGCAGGACGCCGTGCCCATGACCGTGGGTCAGGAATTCCACGCCTGGGCCGACACAGTGGCAGACTCCATCCGCCAGCTCAAAAGTGTCCAGCCCGCGCTGCTCAAGAGCAGCATGGGCGCCACCGCCATCGGCACCGGCATCAACACCCATCCCCAGTACGCGGCCCTGGTCACCAAGAAGCTGGCTGAAGTGACCGGCATGCCCTGGACCCTGGCGTCCGACCTGGTGGCTGCGACCTCCGAGGCAGGCACGTATATGGAAACCTCCGGAGCCCTGAAGCGCAGCGCCATACAGATTTCCAAGATCTGCAACGACCTGCGCCTGCTCTCCTCAGGCCCCAGGGCCGGTTTCTTTGAGATCGTGCTCCCGGCCACCCAGCCCGGGTCGTCCATCATGCCCGGCAAGGTCAACCCGGTCATACCGGAAGTCTTCACCCAGATCGCTTACCAGATCGCCGGATACGACACGACCATCACCATGGCCGCCGAGGTCGGCAGCCTGCAGTTGAACATGGCCGAACCCATCATCGCCTACGACCTGCTCGACGGCATTGGTCTTCTGGGCCGCGGCTGCACCGTGCTCACGGAGAAGTGCATCAAGGGCATCGTGGTGAACAAGGACCGCCTGGCCGACATGGTGAAAAACAGCATCGGCCTGGTCACCGCCCTGAACCCGGTGCTTGGCTACGACAAATCCTCCTCGGTGGCCAAGGAGGCCCTCGCCACCGGCAGATCCGTGTACGACCTGGTTCTGGAGAAGGGTTGGCTCAACAAGGCCCAATTGGACGACCTGCTCAAACCCGAAAAGATGACCCAGCCGCGCGAGGTCAAAAAGTAG